One Plasmodium berghei ANKA genome assembly, chromosome: 13 genomic region harbors:
- a CDS encoding nucleoside diphosphate hydrolase, putative has protein sequence MDDTINTNFEDNKDELVIIVDEKNNFINYIRRKDMRLNNLWHRSSSIFVFTKIDNEYFIYIHKRSKIKDYCPSYYNIGFGGVLAKGETYLDNAIKELEEESGIKKKPEQLFELGVFKCDSEYIKSFAMSYITIIDPDFTTIPQPNEVEFITRHSIKEFENIFLKEKFTEISQGIYNHFKDKLTHESLEEIYKKIN, from the exons ATGGATGATACAATTAACACCAATTTTGAAGATAACAAGGATGAACTTGTAATTATAgttgatgaaaaaaataattttatcaattATATACGTCGTAAAGATATGCGATTAAATAACTTATGGCATAGATCATCAtcaatttttgttttcacTAAGATAgataatgaatattttatatatatccataaaagatcaaaaataaaagactATTGTCCatcatattataatattggATTTGGAGGTGTATTAGCAAAAGGCGAAACTTATTTAGACAATGCAATTAAAGAATTAGAAGAAGAAAgtggaataaaaaaaaaacctGAACAGCTATTCGAATTGGGGGTGTTTAAATGTGATagtgaatatataaagtcCTTTGCTATGTCTTat ATCACAATTATAGACCCAGATTTTACGACAATACCCCAACCAAATGAAGTGGAATTTATCACAAGACATTCTATAAAagaatttgaaaatatttttctcaaAGAAAAATTTACCGAAATAa GCCAAGGTATATATAACCACTTTAAAGACAAATTGACACATGAAAGCTTAGaagaaatttataaaaaaattaattaa
- a CDS encoding glutamate--tRNA ligase, putative, whose protein sequence is MIKDSKINIYYGKNYPFLCRTVFNIYQNNIKKKTANNLNDKKIKEICVNFINDKTVVEDIKVEFVRNTVSDQTRKNTNTNNSVTSSDKIFAINLDFLLKTNLYYFTSYRENINRNIITNVFFQAQYNEWIDFLRNKDIEKNIIPICEHINKHLYLNTFLSFHYLTLSDIYIYYEMHKYFSGNITTNLKYPKQYKNINRWFRLIKALLHDHVATDAELIQNLKVKEKIFNTAGSGKRLGNNGNKYSAHSDHTNTKGGATSLSSYEGKLQNAEKGKVVTRFPPEPSGYLHIGHIKAAFLNNYYANIYEGKMLLRFDDTNPVLEDVKFENSIIEDLETLSIKYEKISYTSDYFQLLEEYCIKLIKMNKAYADDTNVDEMRNQRGEGIESVNRNNSIETNLKLFEEMRNGTDIGKKNCIRAKINMSSKNKCMRDPVLYRCIIDIPHHRHGFKYKCYPTYDFACPIIDSIEGVTHALRTNEYSDRIEQYNWFIYTLELRNVHIYEFSRLAFVKTVMSKRKLKWFVENNIVDGWTDPRMPTIKGILRRGLTKEALFQFILEQGPSKAGNLMQWDKLWSINKQIIDPNIPRFSSVDMNNGVILKLTDLKENEIIEKTRDLHVKNKSLGTCTMYYTQQIYIELEDAQMIEANEEITLIKLGNVIVKEIIKDTDNVNKIKEIIAVSNFDGDFKTTKKKIHWLPYIPDKLINCTLYEYDHLITVDKFENDNKEDWTNCINQNSKFETVAYAEPALIDLKVSDKFQFERRGYFIVDKITENKHFHLIKIPDGKSKNMSIISTKVNPQNLSGTKK, encoded by the coding sequence atgataaaagatagcaaaataaacatttattATGGTAAGAACTACCCATTTTTATGTAGAACTGTATTCAATATATACCagaataatattaaaaaaaaaacagccAACAATCTGAAcgataaaaaaatcaaagaAATATGcgtaaattttataaatgacAAAACAGTCGTAGAAGATATAAAAGTCGAATTTGTAAGAAATACTGTATCTGATCAAACTAGAAAAAACACTAATACTAATAATAGTGTAACAAGTAGTGATAAAATTTTTGCAATAAATCtcgattttttattaaaaacaaatttatacTATTTTACAAGCTATagagaaaatattaataggAATATAATAACCAATGTATTTTTCCAAGCACAATATAATGAATGGATTGATTTTTTACGAAATAAAGatatcgaaaaaaatataatacctATATGTGAACATATTAACAAACATTTATATCTTAACACATTCTTAtcttttcattatttaacaCTTtctgatatatatatatattatgaaatgCACAAATATTTCAGTGGTAATATAACTAcgaatttaaaatatccaaaacaatataaaaatattaatagatGGTTTAGGTTGATCAAAGCTTTATTACATGATCATGTAGCCACAGATGCTGAATTAATACAAAACTTGAAagtaaaagaaaaaatattcaataCAGCAGGTTCTGGTAAAAGGTTAGGAAATAATGGAAACAAATATTCTGCCCATTCAGATCACACTAATACAAAAGGAGGCGCAACATCTTTGTCATCTTATGAAGGAAAATTGCAAAATGCAGAAAAAGGGAAAGTTGTTACTCGATTTCCACCTGAACCATCAGGTTATTTACACATTGGGCATATAAAAGCtgcatttttaaataattattatgcaaatatttatgaagGAAAAATGTTGCTAAGATTTGATGATACAAATCCAGTTTTAGAGGATgtaaaatttgaaaattcGATTATAGAAGATTTAGAAACATTAAGTAtcaaatatgaaaaaataagttaTACTTCAGATTATTTCCAATTATTAGAAGAATATTGTATCaaacttataaaaatgaataaggCATATGCTGATGATACAAATGTTGATGAAATGAGAAATCAAAGAGGGGAAGGCATTGAATCAGTTAATAGAAATAATTCTATTGAAACTAATTTAAAACTATTTGAAGAAATGCGTAATGGTACAGATAttggtaaaaaaaattgcattagagcaaaaataaatatgtccagtaaaaataaatgtatgaGAGATCCAGTATTATATAGATGTATAATTGATATACCACATCATAGACATggatttaaatataaatgctATCCAACTTATGATTTTGCATGCCCTATTATAGATTCAATTGAAGGTGTAACACATGCACTAAGAACTAATGAATATAGTGATAGAATCGAACAATATAATtggtttatatatacattagAATTAAGaaatgtacatatatatgaatttagTAGATTAGCTTTTGTTAAAACTGTTATGtctaaaagaaaattaaaatggtttgttgaaaataatattgttgATGGATGGACCGATCCGCGAATGCCAACCATAAAAGGAATATTAAGAAGAGGTTTAACAAAAGAAGCATTATTTCAATTCATATTAGAACAAGGCCCATCAAAAGCTGGAAATTTAATGCAATGGGACAAATTGTGGTCtattaataaacaaataattgATCCTAATATTCCTAGATTTTCATCTGTTGATATGAATAATGGAGTTATCTTAAAATTAACtgatttaaaagaaaatgaaattattgaaaaaacTCGAGATTTacatgtaaaaaataaaagtttaGGCACATGCACTATGTATTATACAcaacaaatttatatcGAATTAGAAGATGCCCAAATGATAGAAGCAAATGAAGAAATTACTTTAATTAAGTTAGGTAATGTTATTGTTAAGGAAATAATTAAAGATACAGataatgttaataaaataaaagaaattattGCTGTATCTAATTTTGACGGTGATTTTAAAactacaaaaaaaaaaattcattgGTTACCTTATATTCctgataaattaattaactgtactttatatgaatatgatcatttaataactgttgataaatttgaaaatgataataaagaaGATTGGACTAATTGTATTAACCAGAATAGCAAATTTGAAACAGTAGCATATGCCGAACCTGCTTTAATTGATCTTAAAGTTTCTGATAAATTCCAATTTGAAAGAAGAggatattttattgttgataaaataactgaaaataaacacttccatttaataaaaatacctGATGGGAAATCAAAGAATATGTCTATTATATCTACTAAAGTAAATCCACAAAATTTATCTGgaactaaaaaataa
- a CDS encoding tyrosine kinase-like protein, putative encodes MNKTNLCNSLMLLKNSDKLFYDNLINLDERLKLNNNFNENRYNEIYNKKFIRNSRRFKTEPSKNFSENTKRSGYSVFFQNIFGSFSKSVCYKENVENEKIELNETDTEKSEQNESPDFQKKKKTNDILRNPNYSNNNNNNSTLCINDFPNHFDTNLLNKQHELTGYTEINHKKNDKYSMNDELANTEKSDVYISNQKDNLKKSIKKKEKEIDILDNKMVKSCVISEVFLKKNIKSLIVHNTGGIDIELIENENPEFLYHTYTGNRISNIYYEYEVKLKDKDSYNEKCNDEIKGNNNNKIVCKENDENKWGDYLNKKNEKEELNCSYECNKNCDINSSISSLSINISEKHKYKKYYYIGESFNNIRNGWGMLIYNDRVIFEGEYKMDNAIGYFIKYNEYSTEIGFRSPISIKSVIIMSDHDNFIIQNKCENLNNNNNNIDDNTYNNSYCIDDFGNSINNLTEYKIRNNNLENILICNNENSICNNTFASFEEMSNSEKLKYKNNAYSYYKIDKNCNSSFEKHHNSIKKSCTEFYKNNTFSNLKQNNLNNNSYIGIKKAIEPSSACNIITGNKVNNLNVISSYIRKNSKHKTTPARSLNYLKPPNMNFIKNNIFSNKNITKNEQILRKKKKKKQTPHTFTPINIIVTSFDTDDDIRDPDCMDVGIISEEVEIKKDREIQACCNDYENTMTKGIIGINDIDKINNEYNETKKYENNFDIINEGNEKVRKKTLGIEIDDEYKNLICANINNDNFVIKNNEIATFDEFIENQKVNTDQEWRNNMMGKIICEENFKVDKALNNSNVLNEGDFTISTDAVDVDNDYADILEPTIDNDKNCNKLEISLKDSCNMEEAKKGKNECENKGENSKSDEQNKEIKFRKFLKNEIRKKLRGATFPETHDDRQKNCFLFIDDYLTSNDYKFDKISNDIRLRASDYNKWSVNMLYNFLKMIGLKKEAYLFKINKIRGYHILKLTDNELKKLNINNPYTRKFILSVFRFLVNSIDNADPLSLNFNTSKKFSFNKIKNISNNDIIILNKIGGGSYAQVFRGKYKGKTVACKLFLYNTKDLSEESYCESYISTPRSTHQYIFPKIFKSMTSAESEIGDVNHDIEDNINFEKYVNSIKSYTEVSEKNDANISEEVLTNLCTLQRNKKIKKMANLEIFRYFPTPIKYRNYEAKILYSLQNCEHVIKLLGVCSLRQGEESLILQYCSGGSLEKYIYYDERKKINKQNKHLSRPQVVKIFQQIAKGMYEIHSNNFFHRDIKLSNILLDENKNAFISDFGLSTYFSLNDSPSAYAIYGNIFYAAPEVLKGEGFFKESDVWSFGVSLWEALTKKIAYDGLSSSETFCKISSGELHLPIPNDIPKDLSDLLKSVLEYDFTKRPLFDVIARKLEHIWEAAEKQLHFDMISFLDG; translated from the coding sequence ATGAATAAAACAAACCTGTGTAATTCTTTGATGCTTTTGAAAAATTctgataaattattttatgataatttaataaatttagatGAGAGATTAAAattgaataataattttaacgaaaatagatataatgaaatttacaataaaaaatttataagaAATAGTAGACGGTTTAAAACTGAACCATCTAAAAACTTTAGTGAAAATACAAAACGCTCAGGTTACTCTGTTTtctttcaaaatatatttggcTCTTTTTCAAAAAGTGTTTgttataaagaaaatgtgGAAAACGAAAAAATCGAATTAAATGAAACTGATACAGAAAAAAGTGAACAAAACGAATCTCCagattttcaaaaaaaaaaaaaaactaatgATATATTACGTAACCcaaattattcaaataataataataataatagcaCGTTATGTATAAATGATTTTCCTAACCATTTTGATACTAATTTATTGAATAAACAACATGAGCTTACTGGTTATACTGaaataaatcataaaaaaaatgataaatattctATGAATGATGAACTAGCGAATACAGAAAAAAGTgatgtatatatatcaaacCAAAAGGacaacttaaaaaaaagtataaaaaaaaaagagaaagaAATAGATATATTAGACAACAAAATGGTAAAAAGTTGTGTAATATCTGaagtatttttaaaaaaaaatataaaatcatTAATTGTACATAATACAGGGGGAATTGATATAGAACTaattgaaaatgaaaatcctgaatttttatatcatacATATACAGGAAATAGaatatcaaatatatattatgaatatgaAGTTAAACTTAAGGATAAAGATAgctataatgaaaaatgtaatgatgaaataaaaggaaataataataataaaatagtttGTAAAGAAAATGACGAAAATAAATGGGGGgattatttgaataaaaaaaacgaaaaagaAGAATTGAACTGTTCATATgaatgtaataaaaattgtgatATAAATTCATCTATATCTAGTTTatcaataaatatatctgaaaaacataaatataaaaaatattattatataggTGAATCGTTTAATAACATAAGAAATGGGTGGGGAATgctaatatataatgatagGGTTATATTTGAAGGGGAATATAAAATGGATAATGCTATaggatattttattaaatataatgaatattcAACAGAAATAGGATTTAGAAGCCCTATAAGTATAAAGTcagttattattatgagtgatcatgataattttataattcaaaataagtgtgaaaatttaaataataacaataataatatagatgataatacatataataatagttaTTGCATTGATGACTTTGGGAATAGCATAAATAATCTGActgaatataaaataagaaataataatttagaaaatatacttatttgcaataatgaaaatagtatatgtaataatacCTTTGCAAGTTTTGAAGAAATGTCTAATtcagaaaaattaaaatataaaaataatgcatattcttattataaaatagaCAAAAATTGCAATAGTTCATTTGAAAAACATCATAATTCTATTAAAAAATCTTGTACagaattttataaaaataatactttttcaaatttaaaacaaaataatttgaataaCAATAGTTATATCGGTATAAAAAAAGCTATTGAACCTAGCTCAGCATGTAATATAATTACAGGAAATAAAGtgaataatttaaatgttATATCTAGTTATATTcgaaaaaatagtaaacaTAAAACAACTCCAGCCCGATccttaaattatttaaaacctcctaatatgaattttataaaaaataatattttttcaaataaaaatattacaaaaaatgaacaaatattaagaaaaaaaaaaaaaaaaaaacaaactcCACATACCTTTACCcctataaatattattgtaaCCTCATTTGACACAGACGATGATATAAGGGATCCTGATTGTATGGATGTTGGTATTATATCAGAAGAggttgaaataaaaaaggataGAGAAATTCAAGCATGTTGTAATGATTATGAAAATACTATGACTAAAGGTATAATAGGAATAAACGATATAGACAagataaataatgaatataacgAAACTAAGAAATATGAAAACaattttgatataattaatgaaggaaatgaaaaagtAAGAAAAAAGACTTTAGGTATAGAAATCGatgatgaatataaaaatttgatatgcgcaaatataaataatgataattttgtaattaaaaataatgaaattgCGACATTTGATGAATTTATAGAAAATCAAAAAGTCAATACTGATCAGGAATGGAGAAATAATATGATggggaaaataatatgtgaagaaaattttaaagtGGATAAGGCATTAAATAATAGCAACGTTTTAAATGAAGGTGATTTTACTATTAGTACAGATGCAGTAGATGTAGATAATGATTATGCAGACATTTTAGAACCCACAATcgataatgataaaaattgcAACAAATTAGAAATAAGTTTAAAAGATAGTTGTAATATGGAAGAAGCAAAAAAAGGCAAAAATGAATGTGAAAATAAAGGTGAAAATAGTAAAAGtgatgaacaaaataaagaaataaaatttcgcaaatttctaaaaaatgaaataagaaaaaaattaagagGTGCTACATTCCCAGAAACACATGACGatagacaaaaaaattgtttcctttttattGATGATTATTTAACTTCGAATGATTAcaaatttgataaaataagtaATGATATTAGATTAAGAGCATctgattataataaatggtCAGTTAAtatgttatataattttttaaaaatgataggattaaaaaaagaagcttacttatttaaaataaataaaattagaggatatcatatattaaaactAACTGATAATGAACTAAAAAAacttaatataaataatccATATACTCGAAAATTTATTCTTTCTGTTTTTCGATTTTTAGTTAATTCCATTGACAATGCAGATCCAttatcattaaattttaacacaagcaaaaaattttcttttaataaaattaaaaatatttctaataatgatataattatattaaacaaaatagGAGGTGGTAGTTATGCACAAGTGTTCAGAGGAAAGTATAAAGGAAAAACAGTTGCTTGTAAATTGTTTTTGTATAATACTAAAGATTTAAGTGAAGAAAGTTATTGTGAAAGTTATATATCTACTCCAAGATCAACTcatcaatatatttttccaaaaattttcaaaagtATGACAAGTGCAGAATCCGAAATAGGAGATGTGAATCATGATATTGaagataatattaattttgaaaaatatgtaaattcAATAAAAAGTTACACTGAAGtttcagaaaaaaatgatgcaAACATATCAGAAGAAGTATTAACTAATTTATGTACATTacaaagaaataaaaaaataaaaaaaatggcaAATTTAGAAATTTTCCGATATTTTCCAACACCCATAAAATATCGAAATTATGAAgcaaaaattttatattcattacaAAATTGTGAGCATgtcataaaattattaggAGTTTGTAGTTTACGACAAGGTGAAGAATCATTAATTTTACAATATTGTTCAGGAGGAAgtttagaaaaatatatatattatgatgaaaggaaaaaaataaataaacaaaataaacatttatCAAGGCCGCAAGTTGTTAAAATTTTTCAACAAATAGCTAAAGGAATGTATGAAATACAttctaataatttttttcatcgtGATATTAAATTGtctaatatattattagatgaaaataaaaatgctTTTATATCTGATTTTGGATTGTctacatatttttcattaaatgaTAGTCCAAGTGCATACGCTATTTatggaaatattttttatgcagCTCCTGAAGTTTTAAAAGGAGAGGGGTTTTTTAAAGAATCTGATGTTTGGTCATTTGGAGTTAGTCTTTGGGAAgctttaacaaaaaaaatagcataTGATGGTTTATCATCTTCTGAAactttttgtaaaatatcATCAGGGGAATTACATTTGCCAATACCAAATGATATTCCTAAAGATCTATCTGATTTGTTAAAAAGTGTTCTTGAATATGATTTTACAAAAAGACCCCTATTTGATGTTATAGCTCGAAAGTTAGAACATATATGGGAAGCAGCTGAAAAGCAATTGCACTTTGATATGATTTCCTTTTTAGATGGATGA
- a CDS encoding cytidine and deoxycytidylate deaminase, putative — protein sequence MVELSNEEAIRFLKQALNEGEKSLKVETKEMPIFCLLINEEKQIISSSYNCTNEAKNGCRHCEIIAIDKYIYGENYEKMKNKNLIKCFNNNNNSINKSLSNYFANLENSDKEFWDSKENTNCTKDDSINFEEIQKEITEKIQKLKKFTIVVTCEPCIMCVYALKLVGIQHIYFCCLNERFGGCGSVLSLHELYENMNIHYIECNDCTNRSINLMKLFYKAGNPSAPDEKRKRPLAEVSLE from the exons aTGGTTGAATTAAGCAATGAAGAAGCCATAAGGTTTTTAAAGCAAGCATTAAATgaa GGTGAAAAAAGCTTAAAAGTTGAAACTAAAGAAATGccaatattttgtttattgataaatgaagaaaaacaaataatatcaaGTTCTTATAATTGCACAAATGAAGCAAAAAATGGATGTAGACATTGTGAAATAATAGCTAtcgataaatatatttatggggaaaattatgaaaaaatgaaaaataaaaatttaatcaaatgttttaataataataataatagtataaataaatcttTATCCAATTATTTTGCTAACCTTGAAAATTCTGATAAAGAATTTTGGGATAGTAAGGAAAATACAAACTGTACTAAAGACGACTCTATAAATTTTGAAGAAAtacaaaaagaaataacagaaaaaattcaaaaattaaaaaagtttACTATCGTTGTTACATGTGAGCCATGTATAATGTGTGTATACGCCTTGAAGTTAGttg GAATACAgcacatttatttttgttgcTTAAATGAGCGATTTGGAGGATGTGGATCTGTACTTTCGTTACATGaatt ATATGAGAATATGAACATACATTATATAGAATGTAATGATTGCACAAATAGAAGTATTAATCTTATGAAGTTATTTTACAAAGCTGGAAATCCATCag CTCCtgatgaaaaaagaaaaaggcCTTTGGCTGAGGTTTCCCTTGAATAG
- a CDS encoding peptidase, putative codes for MNFDFSLQSCCDKNQNTTYIAILCCILVNIICWKCKILEPFKLLTVFLHEFSHASACWITGGKVKGIEVNRDHGGCTNTVGGNMFLILPAGYIGSCFYGMFFILMAYINKWTLLSSAVFLSFLLLIVLTFYAKNFFLRFLCILFLGIIIGAWGIGVSFNESKYWPLKVIMTFMGVLNEMYSMVDIFDDLITRTTPESDAYKYAKLTKCNSKFCGVLWCVINLGFIILTMYLIGAIHVKPFEN; via the exons ATGAATTTTGATTTTAGTTTGCAATCTTGTTGTGacaaaaatcaaaatacaACATATATAGCTATTTTATGTTGTATAttagtaaatataatatgctGGAAATGTAAAATTTTAGAGCCATTTAAATTGTTGACTGTTTTTTTGCATGAATTTTCTCATGCATCCGCTTGTTGGATAACCGGAGGCAAGGTGAAAGGGATAG AGGTAAATAGAGATCATGGAGGTTGCACAAATACAGTAGGTggaaatatgtttttaattcttcCAGCAGGATATATTGGGTCATGTTTTTATGgaatgttttttattttaatggcatatattaacaaatggaccttattatcatcagctgtatttttatcttttttattattaattgtattaacattttatgcaaaaaatttttttttacgatttctttgtattttatttttgggTATAATAATAGGAGCATGGGGAATTGGTGTATCTTTTAACGAATCAAAATATTGGCCTTTAAAAGTGATAATGACTTTTATGGGGGtattaaatgaaatgtATAGCATGGTTGATATTTTTGATGATTTAATTACAAGAACAACACCAGAATCTGATgcttataaatatgcaaaattaacaaaatgcAATTCTAAATTTTGTGGAGTTTTATGGTGTGTGATTAATTTaggttttattattttgacaATGTATTTAATAGGTGCTATTCATGTAAAGCCATTTGAAaactaa
- a CDS encoding GPN-loop GTPase, putative, which produces MKYGQVVVGPAGSGKTNYCKLMKEFMKIKKRNCYVVNLDSANEEYYYEKKKKAINTTSNIEKELNDYYNTIYDIDIRNYVDVNSLMEEEMLGPNCALLKSIELLYENSNLLEDELNNYDDDDNYFIIDTPGQIELYTHTDYFKKILDIFTYQNIKLIVVFLIDISFISSNTKLLSAYLTSLSTMINFELPHINILTKCDLLVSKNYYEEFKKFKYNNNFFFQKKLYRKINKKLKKIKNSQKKRDGFDDDHNNSGENYDDSFFKELEYINNTDELSFKEEYILGSDYTSRSGSSLSYASLSDGKNKYDTNLSENNSSDVSDEIEEKIYKKNYDKLNDILSLDPHDIIITASKCMSKKYYRLNSAFANIIEDFNLVSFIPLNIYDDDNVDFIINSIDVIIQYGEDKDVNDNYDM; this is translated from the coding sequence ATGAAATATGGGCAAGTTGTTGTAGGGCCCGCGGGAAGTGggaaaacaaattattgtAAGTTAATGAAAgaatttatgaaaataaaaaaacgaaatTGTTATGTTGTTAATTTAGATAGCGCAAATgaagaatattattatgaaaaaaaaaaaaaagctaTAAATACAACTtcaaatattgaaaaagaattaaaCGATTATTATAACACAATATATGATATAGATATAAGAAATTATGTAGATGTAAATAGCTTAATGGAAGAGGAAATGTTAGGACCAAATTGTGCATTATTAAAGAGTattgaattattatatgaaaatagtaATTTATTAGAAgatgaattaaataattatgatgatgatgataattattttataattgaTACTCCTGGACAAATAGaattatatacacatacagattactttaaaaaaattttagatatttttacatatcaaaatattaaattaattgtAGTCTTTTTAATagatatttcttttattagtTCAAATACAAAACTACTATCAGCATATTTGACAAGTTTATCAACAATGATAAACTTTGAATTGCCACACATTAACATATTGACAAAATGTGATCTTTTAGTAagcaaaaattattatgaagaatttaaaaagtttaaatataataataattttttttttcaaaaaaagttgtatagaaaaattaataaaaaattaaaaaaaattaaaaatagccaaaaaaaaagagacGGATTTGATGATGatcataataatagtgGTGAAAATTACGATGATTCATTTTTCAAAGAACTcgaatatattaacaatacTGATGAACTTTCCTTCAAAgaagaatatattttgggTTCAGACTATACAAGCAGAAGTGGTTCTAGTCTTTCATATGCATCTTTATCagatggaaaaaataaatatgatacaaatttatcagaaaataatagtagTGATGTTTCTGATGaaattgaagaaaaaatttacaaaaaaaattatgacaaattaaatgatatattatcacTTGATCCTCatgatattattataacagCAAGTAAATGTATgtctaaaaaatattatagatTAAATTCAGCTTTTGCTAATATTATTGAAGATTTTAACTTAGTTTCATTTATTcctttaaatatatatgatgatgataatgtagattttattataaattcaaTTGACGTTATAATTCAATATGGAGAAGACAAAGATGTCAACGATAATTATGATATgtaa